In the genome of Primulina tabacum isolate GXHZ01 chromosome 13, ASM2559414v2, whole genome shotgun sequence, the window CGTGAGTTGGATATGTTTgagtttatttatctttttttcAGGTCGATAAAGTACTCAACAAACAAACACATGTTATTGTGAAAGGCGGAAGAAACTTCGTAACTGTGTCTAGTTTGAGAGCTTCATTGGATGATCAAAGAAAAAAACACCGACAGAATCAAATGGATCTCGTTCAATGAAAGATGCCGCAAAGGAAAAGGGTACTGGATCatcatcaaaatcttgaaaGTACTGGATCATCATCAAAATCTAGGATGGTTTTGGAACAAGTGGTTGATGACATGTTATCTTGTTTTGTTGGATTCTACATTTTATGGAAGTAGTGGTTGTGGATacgttatttattttttgttggaTTTTAATGGTTGTGGAAGTAAATGTTGTAGTTTTGAAAATCTCTTCATTTTAATGGTGCTGGTATTTGAATTGGTAAATCTCTTAATGGTGCTGGTTGTGCTGATCCAGCATTTTAATGGTGCTGGTTGTGCTTGCATTTGAATTGACACTGCTATTCGTAATAGTGCTGGTACTCATACATCTAAAATTTGGACACAAATAATTAACAATCACACTTGCAAACACAAGATGAATATTATACATCTTACTCAAGTCATTGTTGAAGACAGATTGTTGCATTGTTAATTCAAATCCCATAATACATAAAAGAAGCTTCAGTGTTTACACAAGAGCAGGATAATCGAAAATGATACAAACACATGCATCACTAGCTGTGCCTCACTAGCTGCGCCACCAACAGAAGCAACAACAACTCTATTTATCTTCACCAAGGTGTAGAGACTGTAGTATTTCTTTGAGCTCTTTAGACAACTCTTCCATTTTCAATGCATTTTTTCGATTCTCACGTTCTGATTCCATTTGAGCCTCCACTAAGTGGGCTATTCTTTCATACTCTTTCGGTTTTCCGCTCGAACTTGCATCAcatgttgaacttgaacattttGCCTCGTAAGAGTTAAAAGTAGCAGCTCCACCAGATTGTTTTTTCATGTACTCATCAAAAGATTTCATTGCCTCTTCTCTACTCCAATAGGATTTGTGAGAAGCTCCACTGTATTTATTCACTTGAAGTTGAGCCTCCTCCCAATTCTCGTAAACACCGGGTTTTCGTCCAACAAATACAACATATGTTTTCCTCTACATTAAATAAGAAATTtcaaatgcaaaaaaaaaaaaatcataaagtaAACATGAAAATCACGTAAGAAAATCACAGAGAAAGTTACACAATACAAACTAaatttgtaataaaataataatgctACTACTCTGttcaaaaattttgataaacCACCTTCGAAATTAGAAAAATATCCTAACAAATATCCTAAAATATTTGATAAACCACCTTCGAGTTGGTCCTCATCATTATCCTAACAATTTACCAAAATATTGATAAACCaccttcaaaatttaaattcgaAAATGTTGAGATAcagtatatacatacatattccatttcaaaattacataaaagTTCACAAAATACGAATGCTACGAACATAATAATCGAGAAGCTACAACAAAATCatggaaaataattaaaagccTTTACCATGGCAGATGTTGTAATGGAATCAATGAATCTGGAATTGCTACATTTTCTTCGAGTTCGACATTCCCTTTCCTTCCATCGTTTGATTTGGGGATTAGGGTTCTTGTACAGGTGGGGGAgtaattttgaaaagaaatactCGACTGACTGCCTTCATAAACAAATGATCATGTGAGTGGTACGTGATATGAGTCAACGTTAATCTTAACGTCAGGATAACGGTAGGGATCAATTCGGGAATATTTTGAAAACATGAAGGATTATTTTAGCAGTCAAAAATCATGAAGGACTGAAATGGGAAAAACGGTTAACGAAAAGGAAGAAAATGGGTATTATCCCCCTCAGATTTCATTGTATTTTGTTTGCACAGTTTTATGAGaataaaaagatgaaaaaacttgaaaatacgGACTAAAATTTGTAAAGTTGATGTTGTTTCATTTTTTGAGTTTGACGTGTTTGAGTTGTGTGTCTTTCATTTTTCTTCTAAATTCTGAACGATTTCTCCAGTCACGATCTTCACACGATGTCCTCGTACTCGCACGCTTCCATCTTTGcttttatttgttaatttaaattttttgggCTTGATTTAAATCTTGCTGTCGACCCAACCCTTCGTCAAAGCAGTGGCTCAGGTTCTCCTCGTTCCACCCCATTACCTCCTCCCGTGGGCTCCTCTACCTCTGGTGTTCGCAACCCAAGTCGCAGGAACCCTGTGCCACCCTCGCGTAGAGTTCGCAGAAAGCCCTTGTGGTCTGCAACCCTTTGACTAGTCAGTACAAGATCCTTCCTCAGCTCGGATCCGCTTGGTCCCGCCATGGATCTGTGCTAGCCAGCTCGCTTAGTGTTGTCCTAGTCCTCACAGAGCTTGCGGTTCTGCATTATTCAGAGAATCGGAGTCTGAAGTGTAACAATTTCAGCTCCAGTGTGTTGAATAACTGGCTCAAGTTTTCCTCTAGTCTGCCGTCGAAGCAGCGAAGACCGGTTGGAAAAGCGCGAATGGGGGGATATTTTCGACATTTTGAGACGCCCCCGGATGGTGAATGCTGGGAATGAGAGGAAACTGTACGTGGTTGGGGGATTGAAGAGCTCCAACGTGCTGCAGATGCTCGGCCATCTTGATATCGAGGTTGGACTTGGAGGGCCTCGAGTGGGAGGAGGCGAGCCGAATGCAGGTGGAGATGTACCGGTGTTTCTTGAAGAGTAGTAAGTTTAGCGAAAAGGGTTTGGAGATTGACTCTGTGGAAACATAATGCGGATAGAAAGGCGGAGTGGAGGTGGGCGAAAGGCGTTCCCTTCGATGGAGACGGGCTTTGCCGAGGATTCGTGTTCGTTGCGAGGCTCGAAGCTGTGCCGTGATGGAGCGAGGGGTGCAAGTTATTTGTAATTAATGTTATTGTTTTTGTCTGAAAATCAATGCTGTGGATACTTTTCGCTTGATTGTCTTGACTGGTcgaaaaaatatgatttttgtttTGGTCATCTTAGTTAAGTCTCCGATCATTGAGTcagaattttcttgatttcacatgtttggGGAGTTAGATTAGATTTGTGATAAATTTCTTTACCTTAGCTATTCATATGTGATGGTACGATATCTTCATTTCCTTGAATAACTAATAAGTTATTCCTTCTCCAAGCTTCAAGCATTCACCTTTATATTAAAGTCCCAACAGTTTACTGGAActattttcttgaattaaacAATGGTTTTGGACCCCATTTCTTTTACACATTGTTCAGGTACTTTCAGATCATTACAGCCTTACAGGATTGTGGTTATGGCTTCGACGATGCTAAATTCATGGAATTGCAGGGATAGTAAAGCATCACTACCAGGTGCATTGGGATGCCTTTTGTGTTGGCCCTCGTCCAACCAAAATGTGCGGCGGGTGCTGGTACTAAGAACCTGTGACAAAGGAAATACAGGCCTGTTAAGATGGGATTGAGTGATGAATGTGTTTGAGGCTGCTGTGATTGTTACAAAGTTAAATGTCGGTGTGTCGGTTTATATGAGTTTCAAGTTGGTACAGTTGTTGGAATGGACATTGTTGAGAAGGAACAATTGGCCACACTGTCATGTGCAGTAATATATGTAACACATATTAGAAATAGCATTTGGAGTTTGGACTGTTGAATggtcataaacatttttgttaAATTGTGACTGCCAGCTAGCTTGGTAATGAGGTACATGAGTGATCCTACAAATGACAAATCCAAAATGATACATTTTAAATCATGCCACGTGGAGCTTCTCTGTTGTAATAAATCTTACACGCATTTGCTATCTTTATTATGTAATTAGTTGAGAGAAAAACGCAGTAGGAGACTATTGGGCACCAATTTTCTACCTAGCATCCTTCTCCACCATACATGATCTTAGAATCTTGTGCATAAATACGAGACACtgtttatattctgatttgaaatggAAAAAGAAACTTTAAACTTGAGCCTCTTAACTTGGTGGAGGGAAAATACTCGGAACACCAATTTTTAACATTTGATTGATTGAATTAAcatttttgttctattttacATAGGTTTCTGGTAAACACTCCATGATTAAGGCTGGAGGTGTTGTTGAAATGATTGACGAGGAGAAAGTGATGATGGAGTCTGATTTGTCTTCGCAGGGTAGGTGCAAATATTATTCTCACTTATTTTGCTCTGCAACGCAGGTGTGGAGAGGAGATACATTCATCTTGAATTTAAGTTCCATTATAATGCCTGTTGAACTTCAAATTAGTTGTATTAAAAACAATTTCAAAGTAGTAATATTACAAATCTGAGTCTTCGGATAGCAATTTGAGCATCACATTCGATTGTTGTGGATTTCTCTTTGATAGCATGTATATACAAGAAGAGGAGGAAAGAATATTCTCATTTTCTCTCCTAAAACATAGATGAACTAATGTTCATTCTTCTGTGTGTGGAATACTTCTACTACAAAAGGAAGATTTATTTACTTGCATCCCTTTTCAGTTCTGTGAATTCCTTAGTTATAATGGTGAGACTACTCGCACGAGTAGATATCTCTCAGCAATGGCAGCATAAGTTGCCGCACCTACAGGAAGCGCGTCTTCATCTATAGAAAAATGAGGCGAGTGGGCAGAGTGTACTGATCCTAGAGATTCTTTCTTGATTCCGATGAAGAAGAAGACTGCAGGAATCACTTCCGAGAAGAATGAGAAGTCCTCTGCCCCCATTATCTGCTCGACAAGTTGGAAATTTGTGGGTCCTACTAGATCGTCGACAACTTTCTTCAAGTGTGTGTACATTTTCTCGTCGTTTACCATAGGTGGGTAAATCGAATCTGAGTTCTTGAAGAAGTCAACTGTTGCCGAGCATCTGAAAACCAAAGCTTGAGCTACGATAATCTGTTTAAAATGTTCAAGGTATTTAATGATCGATCCTGTTTGCTTAGTCAAGGGATAACAGAGGTAGACATAACTAGTAATGAAATGTCTTACCTCTTCTATTCTTGTAAGAAGTTGGTCGAAGCTTTTATTAGAAAAAGCCCTCAAAGTGCCACCAAATTCAACCCGGTTTGGCATCGGATCAAGATCATCGCCTCCTTTGAAGAAAGTTACAGAGATCACCTAAGATGGGAAATAAAAATACTTgacaaataattttaaatgacGTTTCTCGAAAATGGAAGCTGATTCGATGTAATGTGAAACTGTTTGAGTATGTGCCTACGTGTGAGTCCAACGGATTCATCTCTTGGGACACAATGCCCTGTAGGCTGATCACTGCTGCTGAGGCAGCTAAGACAGGGTTGACTGAGTCATGGAAGCTCCCGGAAGTGCACTTTTCGCTGGTAACAACTGCCTTGAAGAAGCAACAACCTGCCAGAAAAGGGCCAGGTCTTGCCCCAATGACAGAGGTCGGGAGCAGATGTGATACGTGCGCTGCAAATACGACCTCAACATCTTTAAGAGCATCCTCTTGAATCATTCTTTTTGCTCCATTCCCAGCTTCCTCTGCCGGCTGAAACAGCAACACTACAGTCCCCTGCAAGTTGAATCAATTTAGTTTTGATAATGAGAAGAACGAACCAAGAAATTTTACTTCTCCAGGTATGTGAATCTGCTTTTGCCTCATTTAAGCATTGGCATTATCAAGTTCCAGTAAAACATGTATATCTCTTAACGTTTCATTATAAATGCACCAATTATCAAGACCATACAATGACTCGGTACGCACCAATAGGTCGACTGGATCTATGTCTATCGGCAGCTAAAGTTCTTACCAGCACCAAAGATGTAAACGGGCCTGAGATTATGAACAATCCTTATATCTAGGGACCGGTTATTTACACTACACCAACTGGACAAGAACGCAGGCCAAAAGAGGCATTCCGATCTCCATATCAGTGGTCTATGTACCTTAACTTGAGTCTCAATTTCCGTAATCCACCCAAATTTTGGATATGACAGTGATGGAAGTTTCAGCAAGGAATCTTTCAAGAAAGCCAGCTGTTTTCTTTTCCACCTATTATCGAGCATGCAGCCAAATCAAACTTTTGGAAGGGCTTGTCGATACTTTTTTCATCTCATAGCAgattaggaacattattttaccTACTTTCTCGTAATAGAAACTAGAATGACATCCCGAGCGAGactcgaaaaaaaaaatcttgtgtTAAGGTTTGCATCTGAAGTTGGTGGTCCTCCCGGCTGTTGGCTGTGTGCAAACCAACTATACACTACATCCCGAATATGATCGGGTAGTTCAAAATTTTAGCTCAAATTCTAGTTTGATTTCGACAATAAATACTCAAAAGATTCAGACATATATTTATCTAAtacataattatattttattcataaaatatttgataTCTCCCATTATTGGGTAAAATGATTTGAACTCGAGTTCGATTCACACCTATGTCACAATCTAACGCCCTGCCTGATATCACAAAAAATCCGCGGGTGCGTTGATTATATGGTATCATTATGTGAGCGTGGTTTGGCTCCTTCCTGGACCATGTGCCCGGAATACTTCATGCCATGGAGGCCTTTTGCAAACTAAAAAGACATGTTTCCTCCTTTAATTTCTTAGTCCCTACAAGATACCCCTGGCATTTAAGATCAGCAGATTTGACCATATAGATGGAGAGTAAGCTCAACAATTTGATGGTTAAACTTTATTACTCAGATTCTTTTCCCGTGTGAAGTAACTCTTACCCAGTTTGTTCTGTTAAGATTTGGATATGTGTTTTTTTAATCAGAATTGTAAGCAATAAAATTGTGCCTATGTTCACATATGTCGTCTAATGAGAACGTCCGCGCTGCCTTCCAAATGATGGATATCaaagtttaaatttatgtttggcTTTCACATTTGAAGAGCTTGCTATATATACAACTCATTTACTCATTTGCTAGATATTTTATCTAAGTTTTCTAAGCATTCCAAGCTCAAGAGAGCAACTCAAGCGAGAAGAAAAATTGAATGTTATTTTTGAGTGAGTTTGAGAAATTATTTCTCGGTCATACACGGGTTGAGATTATGAGATATTAAGTGTTTTTTGTAGTATTTTCATAGACGTAGCTTATATTGGGTGAACCATGTAAATCTTTGTACTCTTGTTGATTATTCCGCATTTTTGGTAGTATTATTATCATCGTGATCGTCATCTTTTTGGCTTATTatccaacaactggtatcagagctttgttGTAAAATTTCTTATAATTTTGAGTATGCTCTGTGTTTACAGCTTTTTCTTCCACATCAAAAAATATG includes:
- the LOC142523454 gene encoding IAA-amino acid hydrolase ILR1-like 6 isoform X2: MLDNRWKRKQLAFLKDSLLKLPSLSYPKFGWITEIETQVKGTVVLLFQPAEEAGNGAKRMIQEDALKDVEVVFAAHVSHLLPTSVIGARPGPFLAGCCFFKAVVTSEKCTSGSFHDSVNPVLAASAAVISLQGIVSQEMNPLDSHVISVTFFKGGDDLDPMPNRVEFGGTLRAFSNKSFDQLLTRIEEIIVAQALVFRCSATVDFFKNSDSIYPPMVNDEKMYTHLKKVVDDLVGPTNFQLVEQIMGAEDFSFFSEVIPAVFFFIGIKKESLGSVHSAHSPHFSIDEDALPVGAATYAAIAERYLLVRVVSPL
- the LOC142523454 gene encoding IAA-amino acid hydrolase ILR1-like 6 isoform X4, with the translated sequence MLDNRWKRKQLAFLKDSLLKLPSLSYPKFGWITEIETQVKGTVVLLFQPAEEAGNGAKRMIQEDALKDVEVVFAAHVSHLLPTSVIGARPGPFLAGCCFFKAVVTSEKCTSGSFHDSVNPVLAASAAVISLQGIVSQEMNPLDSHVISVTFFKGGDDLDPMPNRVEFGGTLRAFSNKSFDQLLTRIEEMLGNS
- the LOC142523454 gene encoding IAA-amino acid hydrolase ILR1-like 6 isoform X1, with the protein product MLDNRWKRKQLAFLKDSLLKLPSLSYPKFGWITEIETQVKGTVVLLFQPAEEAGNGAKRMIQEDALKDVEVVFAAHVSHLLPTSVIGARPGPFLAGCCFFKAVVTSEKCTSGSFHDSVNPVLAASAAVISLQGIVSQEMNPLDSHVISVTFFKGGDDLDPMPNRVEFGGTLRAFSNKSFDQLLTRIEEVRHFITSYVYLCYPLTKQTGSIIKYLEHFKQIIVAQALVFRCSATVDFFKNSDSIYPPMVNDEKMYTHLKKVVDDLVGPTNFQLVEQIMGAEDFSFFSEVIPAVFFFIGIKKESLGSVHSAHSPHFSIDEDALPVGAATYAAIAERYLLVRVVSPL
- the LOC142523454 gene encoding IAA-amino acid hydrolase ILR1-like 6 isoform X3, coding for MIQEDALKDVEVVFAAHVSHLLPTSVIGARPGPFLAGCCFFKAVVTSEKCTSGSFHDSVNPVLAASAAVISLQGIVSQEMNPLDSHVISVTFFKGGDDLDPMPNRVEFGGTLRAFSNKSFDQLLTRIEEVRHFITSYVYLCYPLTKQTGSIIKYLEHFKQIIVAQALVFRCSATVDFFKNSDSIYPPMVNDEKMYTHLKKVVDDLVGPTNFQLVEQIMGAEDFSFFSEVIPAVFFFIGIKKESLGSVHSAHSPHFSIDEDALPVGAATYAAIAERYLLVRVVSPL